The region TTCAACGAGATAGCCAACGGTGACGCAAAGACAATGTCGACAGGCCAGGGCAAGGGATATGCAATTAAAGCTGGAAGAAAAATTAGGaaatgatgaagaagagataaATGGGCAGATCAGGAGGCAGCAGGAGATGACGAGGATAGCGCAAGGCgatggaggttgaagagaagaggagcgagaaTGAGGCTTATAATTGGCAGATAAGAAGATGCCTGGCTGGCCGGCGGTGGTCGATGGTCACCTGCCACCTGCCCTCTAACGCTCCCGGCGGTGAGCTTACTTAAGCATCAGTGCCGTTCCCAGCGCCCGTGCGGCGTCAGTGAGCTCTTGGAGGTCCAATGGCAATGCCCCATCAACTACGCCAGACCCCCTgttttggctttggctggggAAAGCTGGAGCTGCGAAACTTTGCGCTTCATAAATTATATCTTACAATATTGAGGTCCTAACAGAGCATTTACGGCTATTGTTAGCTAAAGAATGTAACCTGTACGCAGCGCGCTCATCATTTATCCTCTGCCCAGTAACATATGTGGTTACCTACTACAAGGAtaggaaaaagcaagcaagcaagcaatgATGCAACAGCCGGACATATGACACGTTATATCCGACCGGCCTTGGCCCTTAGCTAGGCATTGATTCGCAGAAAAATTAGCCTTGTACAAAGGAGAGACCTATTATGGAACAGTTGGCTCAGCCTGCCATCATATAACCATTGTTGCATGGAGGATAGTATCATAAACGCGCTGCACACGCGAAAAAGCCCCTAAATAACAATAACTAGCTAAACAAAGAAACCCATCAACGCTAGAAATGCATCAGATCCTAATCTAACGACGACTAAGGCAGACCTAACGAAACGAGAAGCTCCGGTAGAACGCACCGggaaggaaaaaaagaaaaaagaaaatgccATGAGAATTTTTGGGATAAGCATATCGCAGGGGGTAAAAGAGAAGGGACCGACaaaagaatgaagagaggcGCCAAAAGCGATAAATCATGTCGGAAGAACCAAAAAAGAAACTGAGTCGTCAGGCGGCATCAGGTGGGTGAAACatatgaaaaaaaaaatggcGCGAACGCTGCTCATTTTCGACGAGGCCTTGCCTCCCGTCTAGTTACTGTGGCGCAAAGTATACACCCTGGGGCTGAGGGTAATAATATGTCGTACCAGGTGTCATAATCCCTCCCATGTTGGCAGCTCCACCCGCGGGGCTCCCGCCAAACGTTGGTCCTGGATACATTTGTGAGGCGTCCAGATAATAAACCGTGCCACCAGACTCATGTGCAACCGTACCAGCTTGTGACGTTTGCTCCGATGGTGTTGGGACAATATACGGAACGTTTTGTCCCGCAGGGAAAGGAGCCGCTGGCGCCGGCCCGACGCCGTTATAAGGTGCATATTCTGTGCCCGAAACAGAGTAATATACAGGAGCCGGTGGGTACGGGTTTGAATAGTATGTTTGAGGTTGCTGGAATCCATACGCATGGAACGGCGGAGCATGAACGGCACGTTCAGGTATTTGGGACAATGGAGTTGCAGTTGTATGTGCCGAAAGGGCATAATTTGTGGAGGCGTCGGGGCCGTATACAGGGCCGCTGTTTGGCACGGGGACCTGATAATGAAAGGgttgctcctgctgcgccCGGGGGGAATTGGCGAAACTAGCCGGGGTTTCAATGTCGGCCAAGGAAACAGCCTTCTGTGGGCGAGGCTGATGCATGGGGATAGGGGCAGGGCGATTCTCACGCCATACAGtgtgctgcggctgttgggAGTAGATTGGAGGGATTGAAGCTGTGGCAGGTGGCGGATTGGCCCCGGGAACTCGGGGAGGAGGCAAGCGAACAATTGGTTTTCCATTCTCGGTCGTAACGACTGTATGCCGCGAAATGACAGACCCAGCTGGCGAAGGATACCCATCATGTGAGGGAGGCTTGCCGAATGAAGACCTCCGGCTCATTGCTACGCTCGGTGTATATGTCGAGCTTGCATAGAAGCTTGGGCGGCGCCCTTGATAGAACCCTCCTCGGGCACGTCCACGATAAGCCTGCTGGTTGGGCCGTTGAGCCCGTGGGATAAAGACAAAAGATCGCTCCGTGGCgggaaatatatatctagGGGCTTGACCAGGAACTGAGATTCTAACGGGTTTGTCTCGTCGCAGAGGGGGTCGATGCTCTGGTAGCCGAGTATAATGCTTCTTGTCGGCTTGGAAAGATATCGGTTTATCCATGCCTGGAAGGAACACCACGACAGGCATTGTCCCCGTAATCTGGGTGGTCGAGAAAGTCCTGTTGGGAGTAGAAGTATTTGGCGCAGTAGGTACAGTCGTAGGTAATTGTTTATGAGAAAATGACGAACCGGCCGCTGAGGCTGTAGGACGCCTGGTAGCCGGCGGGTCGTCTCCAGCAACTGTATCATGAAGATCATGGGTCCACGGTCCTTCGGTTGTAATGTCTTGTTTCCTGGGAAGCGTAAACTAGGTTAGAACATGCTGAATTGCGCCTTCTGTTGCGACGGCTTTAGGAGCTGCCGAGATGATTGGGAGATCCTGCACTTACCTCCGAACATTTCCATCCACAATAAGGCCGTACGGTCTTGATTTCGACTTCCCGGACGGCCTGTGATTGTTTGCTCCAGATTCCGTTGAACGCTTGTCATGAAGGAAGAAACTACCGCGTGTAGGCACAACGGTCGGATCCTCACATTTCCCCCTTGTGAGCTTTTCGGCCTCCGGAAGTCTCTTTTCTGTGAACGTTTCCGTCGACGCCTCAGCAGGTGGTGCCGATGGCGCCCTTCCGATCTGACCGAGTTCTCTTTCCATCTCGTCGAAATTGATTTCAGGAACACCTTTCGCGTCCCCCGCAACCTTTAGCCCGTTCATCATTGCATCTGTATCGGACATCGTCTTCGCTAACGATATCTTGTTGGGTGACATTGAGTGACGACGTTGTGGACCTTCAGGCACACGACCATTGATCTCGTGCCTGGCCGGACGGTCGACCGGTATATTTTCGTCGTCGCTCTCGTCGCTCCCCTCTCCGTCggcgtcgtcttcgtcctgtTGGCTGATGATTGAGCCTTCGCTTAGAGAGTCGTCCTCCATCTCACCATCCAACGagccttcatcctcgccttcgtcCTCCCGTCTTTTTCGGCGACTCGCACCTATATTGCGACGATGAGGTGCCATTTCGGAATGAACTTAATGAGTGTCGTTATTATATAAGCGATATTGTTCGTCGATAAATAAGTACGGCAGGGCGTTGCAAAGGAGAATGCAGGAATGGGTGCACCGACCAGCAGCGGAGAGACAGGCGGGTTGAAAGAGCAAGGCGGGATGACAGACTCCACGCAGAAAAGGAAGCGGCGACaccaagaaaggaaaggggagTATATAAAACAAAACTGAATGGTATAATGCACCCtataagaagaagagcggagaagaaaagagaaatcAACCCTCTAAAGGGACAGTCGAGAAGATTTGATGGTTTCGACGTTGAGACATGACATCGAAGGAGATGTCAATCATCCCAACCAGGGTTAGCGCCGCCTGAACCACTCAGCGATTCTAGAACCACACCGAGCACAACTCTGTAAGAGCCCGGGTTACAGATTTTAGAAAGAAAGGTAAAAGTATGGactgttgttgttgaggggTCGACGGCATCATTCCATCCCCCAAAGCTGCCGGGTATCTATGATTGTTTCCCTGGAACCACCGGAGCCTACTTGTTCCTCGATTCCATGCCACGAACTGACGGCTGTCGAGCGTCCAGACTGCTGCTTATTCAGGCCGCGGGGCGTTTCTGATATGCCTGGTTACTCTATATTTCTACGGAACAAAAAGTGGCGTGATTGGGGATGATCCGAGATTATAACGGGTAAGATGATTAACACTGCGTTGAGTAAATCCATTCCTTGGGTATCAGTGATCTCACGTCTATCTCGTGCCACGTCAAATTACCAGACGCTGCCCTTCTCCTGCAGGATTAGATAGCAAATATCGCTCTCGTCCTTACACGATCCATTTCCAAACAGCGACATTGGAACAGGAGTAGACCCAGTATATATCTTCTCATATCATTGAAAGGGGACTCTTTATTGTTCCGACTTCAGTCAAACGTTGTCTTCCTGCCCTGACCCTCAACAATAGCgccgctcagcttctgcacGGTGGACTCGTCGTAGCGGGTATAATCCGGCTTTGCgttcttggccttcttctgttgaGGCTTTTCAGCCGCGACCTCCTCGAAATCACCGGGCTCTGCATCCCCGTCGTTGCCTGTAGCTCCCTTTTTCCCCTCCCCGTTCTTACCGAACCGTTTGTTATAGCGAGTCGTTGCGTCTTCAGCGAACTCGAGTCTCATGCGCCGGCCCAGAACTTGGTTCAGCCATATTTTTCTCCGCTGCGGTTTTTGAGCCgaatcgtcttcatcctcgttgTCTTCAGTGATATATTTATACCCTCTCTCTGCCGTTTTAGCCGCTTCCAAGTCCTCAAACTCCACCCAAGCATAACCTTTGCATTTCCCGGAATCTTGAAAAGTAGCGACATGGACGTTGGTCACGGTTCCACATTGCGAAAAGTGCTCCTCAAGAAACTCTTTAGTCGTGTCGAAACTGAGGTTACCAACAAATAGGCGTTTGGAGGGAGGGCGGCCCGAGGATGTAGGAGCATTGTTTCCATCATCTTGCGACTTCTCCGGCCGGCCTTTGTAATTTTTCGCATCTTTTATCAAAACACGGCGCCCAGAAACTAACTGCTCGCTCAGCCCAAGTGCCTCTTCTAACGCCTTGGGAGTGGAAAAGTCAACGTAGGCAAATCCTTTATTTTGCGCCCTTGAACTTTTGTCCGACGGCTTGGGTAGATGTACTCGAGTGATGGTAGCATCTGTGAATGAGCAATTGGTCGTCAAAAACCGCCGTATATCTTCTTTTGTCACAGAAAATGCTAGATTTCCTATCCAAATGCCGTAGTCTGAACGTTTTTGAGGAGCGGTTTCAGTGCCTCCGTTTTCAGATTTAGGATGTGTGTCGGCCTTCGCATCTGCAACAGTGGCCTTCTTTTTGGCTTTACGAAGGGCCTTCTTTGAGGGTGGTTCAGGCGCAGAGACATCTATCTCGAGTTCAGCGCCGTCGAGCAGCTTCCGTTTCTTGTGGTTTCCTTCACCAATGCCGGTCATTTTGTGTTCTCGAGGTTATTTCCAGTATGTAGGGTAAATATAAACAGGGATCAAAGAAATCTCGGAAAAACAAAACGGTTAGCCAAAAATGATGAATCTCAACTGACTGTGGAAGATGGCCTGGTgacattttttttcttgatttgACGGGCAGAATCGCTACACTCCGCCTTTGAGCTTCCGGCACGACTCGCGACCACGGTCCAGATGGTCAACGTTCTCACCTGTCTACACCGTGCTCGGATATTGACCACGAAATCTTTAAACACTAAGGGCAACGTGCCGTTGAATGGTTCGCCTATTCTACTCAACAAGAATGTCTCAGGAACGCGACGAAACCCGGTCTGTGGCCGGAAGTGTGCCTGACGCCGATGCTCCTACCAAGCAGTCTCATCGGTCGTTCAAGTGAGTGCAGAATGGGACAATGCCAGATTAGTTTCAGGACTGATTGAAGTTCTAAAATAGGAGGAAGTTTGCGAAACTTAAGATTCAATTCGAGCTCAAAATGAAGGAAAGCGAGTCTCTCATCCGTGAGCAATTGCGCATCGAGGATCTGTCAAAGAGAATCCAGGAGCAAAACGAGTTCGTCAATTAGTCATGCTTACCTCCAGTTCGTTCATTAATTGTTCTTATAGTCAGCTTCTGGAGGTCCTATTAGAGTTCAACGACGCCTTGCACATCCCGCCCAAGCTCCGATACGACCTGCATGTTCCTGGTGACGAAGTTATTCTTCCACCCCCTGACGGAGAGCTTTCGGCAGCCTACAATGACCATGCATTGGCCACATCGGTATTGAGAAATGCAAAGGATGACTTGGCGGCCGGAAATATTACCCTCGAGTCATATCAGCAACTCGAGGGTGGGCTAAAGCGAGGCAGGGCGTTCGCGCCTCTGCTACGGTACACAGATTTACTCAAAGTGCCGCACTCTGCGCCCACAACCGAGAGTCAGGACCCAGTAAATCCAACGGATGATTCTAGTTTGAATCAGAACCTTGGGTTCCTAACACCGGAGCATGAAACAGAATACTGTTTGGCCACAGACGCTAGGCTGGGCGACATGGCAGCCGCTGTTCAATTAAGTCGTGTTCCGGAGAAACCATCTTTACTAGAGAGAGAACGGGAGTATGCCTTACGAAGCCCTGTTTCAGTTCATCATTGGCTACGCAAGAACCATCccaatatcttcctccaggaCAATGAAAACGCTTCCGAAAAATCCGCGTCACGGCCCTCCAACTTGCGCGCCTCCAAGCGATCGGCACCTTTGTCTCGTAAAGATGAGGACACGCACGATGAAGACAGCGTTATGGCAGATTCTGGTCCCGCAACGGGAGGCTCCAAGGCCAAACGAAAGCGCGATGAAGAGGCCACCCCTCGGTCTAAAGCTGTCACCGGTCGCTCGAatcggaagaagaaggaagaaagtaCATCCAACAACGCCAAGCGCCCTGCAAAACGAACATCTGGGGGAGGGGCATGAACATTATGCACATTTCgaccttctgcttcttgtaAAACTAGTGTCTACGTCCATGCTTCATTGTCTGGCTTGAAAATTGTGATGAACCTTGGCTTATAGGTTGCCGGCTAATATGCAATATTAGCTATCCTGTTTAATTTCTAATTAGTCTGTATTAAGAATTTACACGCGTTGCATTCGGCTCCTTTCTCGCATAGATACATGTTCCAATCTGTTGCGCCAGATCTTATCAGGCAGGAGTGCGTGAAGGCATCACATGAATATATAGCATGCCTTATACAGAAAGAGCGATAGATCAATAATCCTGCCGCATAAACGAACCTAGAGCGATGATAATAACTTCATATAGCAATATGCTCAGAGATCCGAGAACGACCCACGCGGCATTAGGGTGCTTCTGTTTGTCTTGTTTGCTCCCGAGACCAAAGCCTTTTTTGGAGCTTCAAATCGCAAACTCTCGCTTCACAACGCAGCCCAGCCTCGCCTATAGTACTGCTTACAATAGCGACTAGAATATTTTAAAGAATGGCGATCACAATACTAGCCCCTGTcgcggatgatgtcgacgcgACGTACGCTGAGTCCGACTTTGACGATATGTCCGTTGACAGTGACGGCGGCGTTGAGCTCACACCAGCAAAATCATCACGGCCGACAAAGCGGCCTCGATTAATAGAAGGGGTGGATATTGGAACGGGAATAATCACACCAGGAGAGGTTGTTACGAATGACCCGCAATGGATGaggtttgtttttctttctctgccgATTACTGTTGTATGTGCGTGCAGACTAACGTCGTCCTTATCGTCTAGAGGACATGGAACATATACGAACCCTTTATCCACGTCCATTATTGCCACAGTTGCCGGAACAGTCCAAAAGACCAACAAGCTACTTTCTGTTCAGCCGCTTCGGGCTCGTTACACGCCAGAAATCGGTGATTTGGTCGTTGGACGTATAGTCGAAGTTCAGTCCAGACGGTGGAAGGTCGATGTGGCAGCTCCTCTCTTAGCTCAGCTACCTCTCTCCGCGATCAACTTGCCTGGAGGAATCCTGCGCCGGCGAACGAGCGCGGATGAACTGCAGATACGGACATTCTTCAGCGAGGGGGATTTGCTTGTTGCGGAGGTACAAACAGTGCACTCAGATGGTGCTGCATCGCTTCATACTAGATCACTCAAATATGGGAAGCTCCGTAATGGTGTCTTCCTTGCAGTTGCAGGAACAGGTGGTAGCGGCGCGTCTAGCTCATCAACAAAAGGCGGTCTTGGATCTGGATCGGCAACCGGAGTTGTTCGTTCACGCAGACAGATGTTCACGATAACGACTtccaacggcggcggcgatgtAGATCTTGTCTTAGGAGTGAACGGGTATATCTGGATATCGAAACACGTTGAGGGCACGGCAG is a window of Aspergillus nidulans FGSC A4 chromosome VI DNA encoding:
- a CDS encoding uncharacterized protein (transcript_id=CADANIAT00009610), which translates into the protein MAPHRRNIGASRRKRREDEGEDEGSLDGEMEDDSLSEGSIISQQDEDDADGEGSDESDDENIPVDRPARHEINGRVPEGPQRRHSMSPNKISLAKTMSDTDAMMNGLKVAGDAKGVPEINFDEMERELGQIGRAPSAPPAEASTETFTEKRLPEAEKLTRGKCEDPTVVPTRGSFFLHDKRSTESGANNHRPSGKSKSRPYGLIVDGNVRRKQDITTEGPWTHDLHDTVAGDDPPATRRPTASAAGSSFSHKQLPTTVPTAPNTSTPNRTFSTTQITGTMPVVVFLPGMDKPISFQADKKHYTRLPEHRPPLRRDKPVRISVPGQAPRYIFPATERSFVFIPRAQRPNQQAYRGRARGGFYQGRRPSFYASSTYTPSVAMSRRSSFGKPPSHDGYPSPAGSVISRHTVVTTENGKPIVRLPPPRVPGANPPPATASIPPIYSQQPQHTVWRENRPAPIPMHQPRPQKAVSLADIETPASFANSPRAQQEQPFHYQVPVPNSGPVYGPDASTNYALSAHTTATPLSQIPERAVHAPPFHAYGFQQPQTYYSNPYPPAPVYYSVSGTEYAPYNGVGPAPAAPFPAGQNVPYIVPTPSEQTSQAGTVAHESGGTVYYLDASQMYPGPTFGGSPAGGAANMGGIMTPGTTYYYPQPQGVYFAPQ
- a CDS encoding putative RNA binding protein Rnp24 (transcript_id=CADANIAT00009611) → MTGIGEGNHKKRKLLDGAELEIDVSAPEPPSKKALRKAKKKATVADAKADTHPKSENGGTETAPQKRSDYGIWIGNLAFSVTKEDIRRFLTTNCSFTDATITRVHLPKPSDKSSRAQNKGFAYVDFSTPKALEEALGLSEQLVSGRRVLIKDAKNYKGRPEKSQDDGNNAPTSSGRPPSKRLFVGNLSFDTTKEFLEEHFSQCGTVTNVHVATFQDSGKCKGYAWVEFEDLEAAKTAERGYKYITEDNEDEDDSAQKPQRRKIWLNQVLGRRMRLEFAEDATTRYNKRFGKNGEGKKGATGNDGDAEPGDFEEVAAEKPQQKKAKNAKPDYTRYDESTVQKLSGAIVEGQGRKTTFD
- a CDS encoding uncharacterized protein (transcript_id=CADANIAT00009612): MVRLFYSTRMSQERDETRSVAGSVPDADAPTKQSHRSFKRKFAKLKIQFELKMKESESLIREQLRIEDLSKRIQEQNDQLLEVLLEFNDALHIPPKLRYDLHVPGDEVILPPPDGELSAAYNDHALATSVLRNAKDDLAAGNITLESYQQLEGGLKRGRAFAPLLRYTDLLKVPHSAPTTESQDPVNPTDDSSLNQNLGFLTPEHETEYCLATDARLGDMAAAVQLSRVPEKPSLLEREREYALRSPVSVHHWLRKNHPNIFLQDNENASEKSASRPSNLRASKRSAPLSRKDEDTHDEDSVMADSGPATGGSKAKRKRDEEATPRSKAVTGRSNRKKKEESTSNNAKRPAKRTSGGGA
- a CDS encoding exosome non-catalytic core subunit RRP4 (transcript_id=CADANIAT00009613) encodes the protein MAITILAPVADDVDATYAESDFDDMSVDSDGGVELTPAKSSRPTKRPRLIEGVDIGTGIITPGEVVTNDPQWMRLTSSLSSRGHGTYTNPLSTSIIATVAGTVQKTNKLLSVQPLRARYTPEIGDLVVGRIVEVQSRRWKVDVAAPLLAQLPLSAINLPGGILRRRTSADELQIRTFFSEGDLLVAEVQTVHSDGAASLHTRSLKYGKLRNGVFLAVAGTGGSGASSSSTKGGLGSGSATGVVRSRRQMFTITTSNGGGDVDLVLGVNGYIWISKHVEGTAAASSATEHVSITRMEEMVSNSVYSSQNDEISPATRREIARLTQCIRVLVQGGLRVDEETVTAAYDASLQVDLEQGDDYDEDGRQREGREYLEGTQAKRIIQLVTAQQSR